The Ascochyta rabiei chromosome 3, complete sequence genome segment AGCCAGCATCGCCGCCGAAGGGGTTGCTCCTATCGACGTCCCCATCTGTGCTTTCGACCCAGTCAAGGGCGAGTACGTGTGCCCCGATAGCACTACCAACATGTCCATTGAGTCCGCCGGCAACGAGACCAGCACTACCTCGAAGGACAGCACTagcgctgccgccgccgccgccgtcgaGGCTGCCGACTGGGACGATTGCATGAAGGTAAGCCTCTCTGACTGCATCCTCTCGCAGGTATGAATGGACCAAAAGAAGTAtaataaaaataaaaaaaaaggaaaaaaaaaaTTACGCGTAACTAGCACTGAGGCTGCTGGTTCTACAAAGGCAACGGGCCTTGCGGGTGCGACGTGGGCCGCAAGGACCCGAGCTGCCCTGTGTGCGAGTTTGGCAAGTGCTAGAGGAGCAGGCAAGGGCTGAGGCGCGAGGGACTGGTCGTCTTGGCCTCCGATCCGTTGCCAGTACGGGTTCACAGGCACTCACGACGGCGCTGCTGACTGGAAGGGCGCCATGGGTCGATATACACGGGAGGCGGTCTCCGTAGGCTATAGAGTAGCTCTGCACATCGATATTCAAGGGCGGTAGGCTAGAGAATTGCTCTGCACATGTAGATATTCTCAATGGCGGAAATGCAAGGTCATGGCTCTCTCCATTGGGAGAAGACCCGAGTGACGAATACAGTCGATGTACTCTTCCTTGTGATATAGGCAGACGTATGATTCGTGGCATCGCTAGGAGAGCCCGCCCTTTTCGAAGCTTGTTTTATTGTTGCCGCTCAGTGACGGTATGAAAAGAATTAGTAATGAGAGCAGACAGCTAAGACGAGACAGGGCTCCAGTGCCTAACCCCCCCACTCCCGTCATCACGACGGACGTCCTCTATCCTGACAGCCTTTTCTGATTTCCTCTCCTTGACCCCGCTCCACCATTCCCGTATATCACGCCGATGTTCTTTGTAAATGTAGACTGTAGCGTTTGCGAGTCCAATAAACTGGGTTGAACTTTGCAGGATAACCAGTGTGCGTATATCATGCCCCATGCCTTCTGCAATGCGGTTTGAGATACCCGGGAGCCACAAAATCAGGTAGGTAACAGGATACATGTTGAGCAAGAGCATTTTCCAAATCTCGCGGTCGAATTTGGGTTGATTTTCCGGGCGAGTGGCTACGCTGCGGATTGGTAGCGCGGTGAGTGGTGGCTCTGGAGGGGCAGGTGATGGACCCTTCTCGAGGTCGACAAGAGCATAGGTCTCCTGCGGCGAGGTGATTTCGTCAATGTAAGGTGGCTGAGCGGTGAGATCACCATGGATGGGCTGAGCGGTGAGATCACCACGGATGGGCTGGGCGGTAAGATCACCACGGATGGGCTGGGCGGTGAGATCACCACGGATGGGCTGGGCGGTGAGATCACCACGGATGGGCTGGGCGGTGAGATCACCACGGATGGGCTGGGCGGTGAGATCACCACGGATGGGCTGGGCGGTGAGATCACCACGGATGGGCTGGGCGGTGAGATCACCACGGATGGGCTGGGCGGTGAGATCACCACGAATGGGCTGAGCGGCAGTGTCGACTTCAAGTTTGCGGGCGAAACTGAAGCTGCTTACAGCGCGGCGATGTTTCTTCTCGGCTTGTGTGGGAGCGCGGGAAGCTTGGACCTGGTCGAGACTGATGCGCGGTGTGGCGCCACAACCAGCCAGTACAGCGTTGTCTCGGGTCTTGCTGTCGAGCTCCTCGTAGTCCACTTCGTCTGGGATGGTCGAGCTGAGGTTGGAAAGGTTCTGGGGTCGGAGACGGCGACTCATGTAGATGAAAACGTAGACGTAGGTGCACAAGGAGATGAGGAAGATGGCGAAGCGCCAACCGTGATTGAGGCTGTAGCGTTGTCGGAAGTATCGCTTTTCGATCCAGCACCAGTTGCCAGATACGGGGCCATAATAGCCTTTCGTCCAGGCAATGATACCTGGTTGGAAGTTAGTTTGTGCAGTTGGGCGTTTGGCTGTGTGGTGATGTACTCGTGCAAAGTGGAACCATCCAAATGGATAGGCATATGCACAGCTTGGTGGCGGTGGAAGCGTAAATAATGAAAGAACGAAGTTGGATCGTAAGCAGCGTGACGAGCGTAATGGCAAGGATAGAGAAGTCGACGGCCTGCGAAGCGTCAGTGATGAGACTAGCTGGGGACGACAGGTCGAAAGGCTGGAGCCAGTCGATGCATGACTGCCGGCTTACCTGCACTGAGAACTGTCCAGCCAAGCCGTTGAATGTACATGCGGTACCCGGCAACAAAGGTTCTCGTCTTGCGACCACGGCGATACCCGAGACGGAATTGTTGAGGGCGTTTAGAAATTCTTCTTGGTCGTTAGCTCTGTTCGGCCTGCATGTCGAATGGAGATTGCCGTACCAGCGACTGTCAGGTTCAAGATCAGAGCATAGCGAAAATCGCGCCTCTTCTTCCCGCCAGCGAAGATCCAGAGCAGAATGACTGTGGCGGTTGCAAGGAGAGAAAGTAAGCTACCAATCAAGGTAGGTATAGAGCTTGCTGGATCCCAGGACATGTCTTCTGGTGTTGTCACAGCATCACGCACAGCGTGGCTCATGCTGAAGAGGTCATGGAAGAAAGGACAAGACGCGAGGGCCAGGGAGGAGTGGAGCTAAGAACGGGTATGTATACGTGAGTGTAAACCCGGTCTGGACCGAACGCATCAACGGAGCCGTCGGTCTGTCGGTTCGCGTGGAGATGTGAGGGTCAGGCCAAGCTTCCTGGACTGGGGAACGAGACCATGGCTACGTGGACAAGTGGCCGCTATGGTATGACAAGGTGATGGTCACTGTCTCAGCAGGGGCAGTTTTGGTGCCCTTTTCAGCCTCCTCGATTGTAAGCATTCGGGCATGGTTAGCAGACTTGTCTACACTGTTTGTTGCGCCTTGCGTGCGTGGCGAGGTGTACAGCCTCGCGTCTTGGACTCAAACTCGCAAGGTCATAGCAGCCTCATGAAACAGCATCGGCCCTACTCGCGCACTCCGGACCATGTCCTATGTCGTGTCAAGTTTAGCACGTGGCCTGAGCCGTTTGGAGAAATGACAATCAGTGGGTACCTGGCTGAGCGGCCCGATTGAAGAGTGCAACGACGGGTCCGGTGTTATCGCGCAGTGTGAGATTAGTTTCAGACACGGAGAGGAGGTGCGCCAGGACGCAGCGGCTCAGAGGAAAGGGAAAACAAGAAGCGGGGTGAAAGCGAGAAAGATGGTGGGACATGATCGGTGCTGTGTTGATTGTGAAGAAAAAGGGTGCTGATGTGTGGCGAAGCCATGTGGCTCCCTGTGCTCTGGCTCCTGAGAGGCATGCATGGTTTGCACGTGCGCCGCAGCTCCTACGCAGCGTGCGTCTTCGGTATCTTGTCACCCCTCGCAGTACAGGCTGGGCTTCCTCGCAATGCCGCCTGTGTTTCTGTGCTTTGGTTTACGTGGGGTAGTGCGTTGGGTGGGCGATGCAGCTCGGGGGTGCGCAAGGGTTGCGGTGTGGAGCGTGTAGGAGCGAGTGTAGCGCAGCTGGGCCGTGGAGGTGTGGCTGTGGCGGGGCTTCTATCGCAGGCGATCCTCTGGTGGATGTGTCAGTCGTGGGCAGGAGAGAGGTGAGCAGGAGAGAGGTGAGCAGGAGAGAGGTGTAGAGGTGTAGAGGTGTAGAGGTGTAGAGGTGTAGAGGTGAGATGGGTGGGATGCAGGGAAAAGGGGAAAAGGGGGAAACGCACGCATCTTGGTGAGCTCGTCCAAGATGGCCTGGAGCGAGTCCGTGTCCATCTTGTCGGCCAGCGAGGGGATGAGGGTGGTGGCTTCATCGGCCGAGTCTGGGGTGAGGGTGCCTGCAAGCGCGCGTCAGCCTCCAGCAGAGCCGGTGTAGTGGGTAGAGCAGCGCGTCTTGgagacagcagcagcaggagaCGTACCCAGCAGGGCCTTTTCGACCGTGGTCAGCTCCGGGTGGGTGTCGAACATGGCGTTGATGGCGTGCAGgctctcctcctccttgtAGCGGGCAAAGTTGTCAAAGTAGTCGAGGAAGTGGGTGATGGTGGGGTTGTCGTTGTGGATGCGGTCGCGCAGCGGATTGCTCTCGGCGTCTTTGTTCTTGCGGCCCTTGTGGACGGCGGTGACGACGGCGCGGGCCTCGGAGACGGACAGGGCGTGGACGTCCTCGAAGTCGCCCAGCTTGATCTCGTTGCCCATTTCCTCGTCCTGGGCGACGGGGGGCTTGGGGCGCGACACGAGGCGCGGGGGCTTGGGGTAGTCGACGGGTGCAGGGCGCGCTGCATTGGGGTGGGTGCTCTCGCCGTAGTCCATGGCGCCGGAGAAGAGGGAGAAGAGGGAGAAGAGGGAGACGAGGGAGACGAGGGAGACGAGGGAGACGAGGGAGACGGGAGAGACGGGAGACACGAGAGAGACGAGAGACACGAGAGAGACGAGAGACACGAGAGACACGAGAGACACGAGAGAGACGAGACGAGCGGCGGTTGTGGAGGGGGGGAGGCAGTGGGCGAGCTCGTGTGTGCGGCGAGGATCGAGGGTCGGTGGCCGAGTCGACGGTTCAGGGCCGAGTCGAGTGTCGAGTGCGGGGTCGGGTCGAGTGCAGGGTCGATGGCTGCGTGGGTGAAAGTCGAGGGTCGAGGGTCGAGAGCCAAGACATGGATCCCACGACCCAACGCCCAACGCGCTGCTGGTACTCGGCTTTTCCCCCCCGCTGGCGTTACCCGTCCTGTCCAGGCTCGTCACCCATCCTGTCCACGCTCGTCACCCGTCCTGTCCACGCTCGTCCAAGCACCTCGTCCACGCTCGTTCGCGCTCGTTCAGGACCTCGTTCAGCGTCTCGCGTGTGCCCTCCCGTGCGCAGAGGAGGGGTAGAGAGCTGCGTTGCCCGGACGGCGAGATGCATGGTTACACACGCGCCGTAAACAGGAGTGCCGTGATGGGCTCTGGACGTGCAGGTCCCTAGCCACCCAGCGTACCTAGAATCGTAGACTTGTAGACTTGTAGACTTGTAGACTCGTAGACTCGTAGACTCGTAGACCCGTAGAGCGACGGCAGACTGCCAGCCTGTGCACCCATGCTTCCGTGCCCCAGCTTCCGTGCCCCGGCTTCGGTGCCCCAGCCCCAATGCCTCTAGTGCTCAGTGCTCAGCGCTCTATTGCCGAGTGCTTCAGTGTCCCAGCCCTAATGCCCCCAATGCTCAGTGCTCAGTGCCTCAGTGCCTCCATGCCTCCATGCCTCCATGCTTAGTGCCTCCATGCCTCCATGCCTCCATGCTTAGTGCCTCCATGCCTCCATGCCTCCATGCTTAGTGCCTCCATGCCTCCATGCTTAGTGCCTCAATGTCTCCATGCTTAGTGCCTCAATGTCTCCATGCTTAGTGCCTCAATGTCTCCATGCTTAGTGCCTCAATGTCTCCATGCTTAGTGCCTCAATGTCTCCATGCTTAGTGCCCAGTCCTCCATTGCCGAGTGCTCGGTGCTCAGTGCCCAGTCCTCCGAGCCTCTGTGCATGCAGCGCAACGCAGCGCAGCGCACGCTAGTAGTCTTCGCTCGACCGTCCATCGACGACGTGAAGCGCCAGCCTCGACTTTGAAGCGGGCACGCACCTGCTCCCTGCACCACCTCGCTCCCCTTCCCTCCACCTCTTTCGCCCTCGCCCttgccctcgccctcgcccgtCTCTCGTCGGTGCCTCGTCGCCAGCAGTCGCCCCTAGCCCCTGCCtgctgccctgccctgctgCCCCCCGTCTTGCCCGCTGCCCTAGCGGTGCTCGCTCGCCGCTCGCCGCTCGCCGCTCGGCCTCTCCCACTGCACCTCGTGTCTCCCCACAGCCTCGCCGGCTGCCGGACGCCGCACCCTCTGCCGTGCCCGTCTGTGCCTGTCCTGTGCCTGTCCTGTGCCTgcgcctgtgcctgtgcctgtgcctgtgcctgtgcctgtgcctgcgAACGCGGGTGGGCGGCCGCCTCTCCACGCCacacccacgcccacgcccacgcctaCGTCCACGCCTACTGTACATAGACACGGCACCACGCACGTCCACACCCCTCGACTGCCCCTGTCACACCGCCTCGCCGCCGtcaccaccatcaccaccaccaccaccaccaccaccactaccaccgCCCTGCGCCGCCCACATATCCCCTACCTTCCTcgccgccgtcgccgtcgccgtcgccgtcgcctgACCGGCCCTGCCGTCCATGGACACGACGGCACCGCCCTCGATGGAGGCACAGGGCGCGCCGCCGtcgcaacagcagcaacagcaacagcaacagcaacagcaacagcacgtCCACGACCCGCGCACCAACGGCCTCTCACGGCAGCCCATCGACCCCCTCGACCCCCTCTCCGCGCCCCGCTCGCAGAGCCTCACCCAGCAAGACCGCGCAGACGCCCCTGTGCGCTCCATGACAGACCCCGCCCAGAACGAGCAGCAACTGCAGCCCCCCAAGCCGAAGCGTAGCGGCAAGATCTGCGGAAAGTGCGGCGAGGGCCTGACCGGCCAGTTCGTCCGCGCATTGGGCGGCACATACCACCTGGAGTGCTTCACCTGTCACGTACGCACCCCCCCGTCTCTGATGGCAGCGCGTACCCCAATCTCTCCACCCTCCACCCACCCGCCCATCAGAGCCCTGCTGACCACATCCAGGATTGCGGCAAAATCGTCGCCTCCAAGTTCTTCCCCGTCCCCGAGAAGCCTCCGGGCCAGTACCCTCTCTGCGAGACCGACTACTTCCGCCGCCTCGATCTGCTGTGCCACGAATGCGGCCAGGCCCTCCGTGGCTCCTACATCACCGCCCTCGAGCGCAAATACCACATTGAGCACTTCACCTGCTCCGTGTGCCCTACCGTCTTCGGCGCCTCGGACAGCTATTACGAACACGAAGGCAGCGTCTACTGTCACTACCACTACTCCACCAAGTTTGCCCAGCGCTGCAATGGCTGCCAGACATCCATCCTCAAGCAGTTTGTCGAAATCTACCGCAACGGCCAGAACCAGCACTGGCATCCCGAATGCTACATGATCCACAAGTACTGGAACGTGCGCCTGCACTCGACCGGCCAGCCTGTCATCGAGAGCATGCACGCCGCCGAAGGCGAGGCTACAGACGCCGTCCGCGACAGCGTGCGACAGCAAGAGGAGGAGATCGAAGCCAAAGTCAACTGGATCTGGAAGACGCTGTCCGCCTTTGAAGAAAAGTCCGCCACATGCATCTCCGACATGCTGCTGCACGTAAGCAACGGCGCCTATGTGGACGGCGTCCTGGCGGCCAAAAAGTTCATCATCCACGTCGAGCTGTTGTTCAACGCTGCAGACGACCTCGATGCCCAACTGGTCGCCAAAACCCCAAAGGGCCTGACGTACTCTCGCGAGGCAAAGCTGCTCTGCAAAAAGGTCGTCGCCTTCTTCGCCCTCCTCACCCAGTCCCAAGGCACAGGCGTGCGCCGTCTGGGCGTCACACAAGAACTCCTCTCCCTGGTCACCGGCCTGGCTCACTACCTCAAGCTGTTGATTCGCATCTGTCTGCAAGGCGCCTTGAAGCTCGAGCGCGAGACAAGGAGCTCCACCGGGCTCACGAGCTTCCTATCCCAGGTCAACGCACTCGACGCCAAGCTGGAAGAGGAGGCATCGAGGGACCCAACGGCGGAAGCAGCCGTCCTCATCCCCAGATGGGCCGACGCGTGTCCCATCTGCGATCTCCAGGTCGAAGACAAGTGTCTCCACCTCAACAACATGTCCTTCAACTACAGCTGCATGCTATGCCGCAGCTGCAACGCCGACCTGCGCCACGACATCAGACAAGCGTACTGGAGCCCGTCGTCGAAACGCGTCTTCTGCCCAGCATGCGCTGCAGCACAGCCAGATGCGGAGAACGGCTTCCGTCACGTTACCAAGCTGCGCCAGTACGTCCACCTGCTCAAGGTAGCGCACGCCCGCCTCATGGCTACGCTGCGCTCCAGCGGTGCCCTGCCTCACACATCCGGTAAGCTATCCTTCCCACAACACTCGGGACCGATCAGCATCCTCATCTTGACACCTTGCCCCAGAACTCGCCTGTCGCTTCCGAGAGTACATTCGTCCAACTAATGAGCTGTAGATGACCCTAACCTGACAGGCTACGATTCCTCCCTTGGCCACCGCATGGACAACAACGGCACCGCGCTGGCACCTCCTCACCTGCGAGGCGACGCCCGATCCAAATCATACAATGGCTCTGATGCAAACCCCGCTGGCCAGGGCAGCTCCAATGCTGCGTACGAGCAGTCCATGTCTGACATCAAACGTCTGCGCTCTACACGCCTCGACAAGCACCTCTCCAACACCATGAAACGAGCCCGTGCATCGAGGATCATCGATGGCTCAGAAGGCTACGAAGCGGGAGCCAACACGGAGATGCGCGGTGGCATGCAGATTGTCAACGAACGCGACCAGGTCGACATGAACAGCGCCACGCTCGCCGTCAACTCGCTTGCGCTGGACGACATTGCCCGCATGGCCGCCATGGAACAGCAGCGAGAGCAAAGACCCAACGCCTTCCGCGCTGGTGGCACGGCGCTCCTCGGCCAAGATCACGCAAAGGTACGCCACGGCCACCGTCGCGACTTCTCAGGAGGCCAAGACTTGAACCACATCGGTGATGGTCGCTCCCGCACCTTCTTCTCGGAACTGTCTCCACTGGAGTACTTCAAGCTGAAGGGTCTCGCTGTGTTGCAGCTAGGCCTGCTCCTCGACGAGAACCAATACAACCAAGAGGACCTGCTCGACCTGATCGAGTCCAAGAAGCACAATTTCTGGGGCAAAATCGGCTTCGGCAAGGCAAAAGGCAAACCGAAGAAGCCTTCAACGGTCGAGAAGCCAGCTTTTGAGAACGCCACCTTCAAGCAGTCCCTAGAATGGCTAGTGGAGAAGAAGGGCTGTGAGTGTACGGAAGGCGTAGGACCGGGTGCGTTGAAGGTTCCAGCGTTGCTGCAAGATGCCATCACCGCGATGAGGAACATGGATATGTCTATCGAGGGCGTCTTCCGAAAGAACGGCAACCTCAAGGCATTGCGAGAGCTCGAAGTCGAGGTAGACCAGAAGGGCGTGGAACAAGTCGATCTCAGTTCGAAAAACCCGGTCATCCTCGCCAACCTTCTCAAACGCTTCTTGCGAGTCATGCCGGATCCAGTCTTGACGTTGAAGCTCTACAAGCTGTTCATGACAGCCAATGGCAAGTGCTCCAGTCACGACCCGCTCGACCTTGAACTAACCAGACCAGACATTGAGGATGAAGAGCGGAGAAAAAAGGTTCTCCACCTGGTGCTGTGCTTGCTGCCAAAAGCCCACCGCGATACGATGGAGGTTCTGTTCTGCTTCCTCAACTGGGTGTCCTCCTTCCACACCGTCGATGAAGAGTCGGGTAACAAGATGGACACATGGAACATCGCAACTGTGATAGCTCCCAACATCCTCCGGGAGAGCAACGACAAGGAAGTCCGCAGCGTCGATCAAGGCGCGGTCAAGGTTGTTTTCGATCTCATCGAAAACAACGATGAATTCTCCGAGGTACGTGCCTGGTTCGATCTCACCAGCGCTTCTGCTAATCCGACTAGGTGCCTCCCGAGATCATGGAGCTCCTCAGCGACGACAGCGCAACCGATATGAGCGCCAAGGAGATTATGCGACGCTGGGAGCAGCGAGGCAAAGATCCTAACGCGCCTACCTTGGCAGCATCACCCAAGAACCAAGGGAGCATTGCAAAACGCAGAGACGAACGAAACGCTCCACAGATTACTGACGCAGATGACAATCCCACAGCCATGGCAGGCGAGTCGTCGGTACGACACGTTGCAAACGCTGCTGGGAACAAGAACACCTCGCCATCGCGTCCTCACGACACGGGCGCACCGATTCTACCCTACGGCCCAAACCCACAAGCTTCGGCGGAAAGCCATCGTACCGCGTCGCCACATCGACATAGCTATCGCTCGCCGCAGTACCAAAAGCAGCAGCAGATCAGCACCACGGGAGCAGGATGAGCGTACGTACCTAATCGGACTTTGCATCGGAGTGCTTGGCGTTTAGCGTGTTTTGTTTCCTTCCTCTTCGacatggcatggcatggtGGAGGCCTTGCATTATGCACAGCGAAACGAAGATCATGTTACATTCCCCGGATCTACACGGTCCATGTTCTATTAACGAAAAACCCTGTTTCGGCCCGTCATTTTTGAGGACGGCCTCTGCATGTCGAGCAGCCAAGTTTAGGCTGTTCAACGGCGTTTCGGTGGCACTTGACATTTTACCTGGACAGAGCGGAGGATGTTGCGTTGAAGAGGTGGATGGGTAGAGTGGGGGTTTGTATCTGACCACACAGCTGCCATTGTCGCACGGGAATCGCTTGGGCCTGTGATGGAGACCTCTGAGTTGGATGATGCTGTGGATAGTGCGTGAAGTTGGGTGTAACAATAGCAGACGGCAGCCGTGAGCTGAATAAAAGGTCAACCCCTGCTGTGGCTTTCGCCTCCGCTGTCACGTTGGTCCGTCTAGTGTGCATTCACCTCCCTCGCACAATGCAACCAATCACTTGGTCATTGCGCCGTTCCTCTATCGGCAGACTGCCGGCCACTGCATGAATGATCCAGAAACGTGTGGCCAAGAAGCTGAATGCACATTGCGACTAGCAAGACTAAGCATCAACCAGCAACAGCTGACATCATCATTATGGCTGTCCAAGTTCGTTTGCTCAAGCTACACCCAGTGATCAGAGCGACTGCTTGCTGCTTATCCGACCATTTGGTTCGCTCCTGATGGTAATCTGTGTTTGTCTTCCCATGTACACAAGATTGTCCAAGATCATCACCATCCAGGCTTTGTTGTGAGCCACGTAGACACCAGTGCCTTCCACTAGAAAGGCTTCTCCGGTTCTTCCAGTTGAATCTATGTGAGCATTGGCCATCCCACAAGCAATCCGACCGCACCTCCGATGTGATGGACGTTGCTGCTTCACCGCGCGCAATGCGATTGGTCGATGTAGCTTGAGACTCGATACGCGATTGGCCAATCTGCTCAGCCTCAGGCTAGAGCACTGCCCTTCCGGGAAACTCGCAACGAATCTATTCCGTTCACGACTCTCGGTCCAAGCCCTAGGACCATGCAGTAGCCTCTATCAGACTTTGCGGATCTTGAGTACCGGTATTGTCTTATCTTTGTGCAAGCCGTGCGATACAATGTCTCGAATAAGTCTGATCGAGTGCTAGGTACAGCTGATAGGCTAGACGACAGGCCTCAGACACAGTGCGTGCACCAGAGAGCAACGATCGCGAGATGCCGGACTGTGCATGGCAGATTTGCGGCAAGCCTAGTCCCATCCGCACCAAGTTGGTGTGAGAAATGGATGTGCCAGTGAGGTCTAGTTTAGTCTCGAACCGCAACGTTATCAACGTTCGCTGCGAGTTCGGGCTCGGTCAGGTAACCCCCATGGCTGGGAAAACTGGTCGCCTGGCCTAGTGATACCATGTCATCTTGACGAGCGAAAACGCAGTCATCTCATTATAAGAATGCTGCATGCCTCGTACCTGTAAAGCCTCCACTCCCATGCGAGGAAATCACACACTCAACCACCATATAAGCTTCACTTCACATCTTCGCAATTAACAAAGCCACACCATATCGGCATTAGCAACATGTCTGGTCTACTTGGTTACTTCAGCTGggacaagaagaaggctgctGAGCCCAAGAAAGAGAAGACACAGGTCGAGGAGAAGCAACAGCCTATCCGCGCTCTGCCGGCATCATGGTACACATCACCAGACATGTACGAATTCGAGCGACGATCCATCTTTTCCAAGCGATGGCTCTTTATGACTTCGAATCTTCGCGTGCCCAATGTCGGCGACCATCTCCGATATCAGTTTGCCGGCTTCGATGTCATCATCATCCGCGACCAGGAAAATGGAATCAAGGCTTTCCATAACACATCCAAGCAGTCTCAGCAAGTGCTCATCGACAACGAGACCAAGGATAACTCGGGACACGTGGACCTGGCTGTATTCTCAACCACTGCAGACAACGTCTTCCCCATTCACACCAAGATTGACCGGAACGGGTTCATATGGATCAATCTGGATGCTAAGAAGACCCCAGACGTTACCTTTGATCAGTATTTCAAGGATGTTGATGTGCAGGAGCGCTATGCAAGCATCAATTTCGAGAACTACCATCTCGACCATGTTTACACACTCGAGACTGAGTACAATTGGAAGATTGCATCTGACAATTTCAACGAATGCTACCACTGTCCAACAACACACCCCGACATTCCCGCCTTCCTCAACCTCGATTCTTTCGATAGCGCGCTCAAGGATGGCCACATCCAGCACGCCTGTGCACCCACCCAGGAACAGGTCGATACCGGTGTCAACGTGCACAGCACATACTACTTCCCCAACGCCTCCATGACCGTCGGCAAGCATTTCCTCATGGTCCAGAAGTTCATGCCCGACTCCCCCGTCACATCAACATCCCACTACGAAATCTTCAAGTGCAAGGACTCGACTGAAGAAGAGTTCCACCTCATCGCCGACATGTACGAGCGCGTTATGCGCGAAGACAAAGTGCTGTGCACCAACGCACAAGCCAACCTGAACCGCGGTGTGTTCAGAGCGGGCCTCTTACATCCCCAATACGAAAAAGCGCCCATCTTCTTCCAGCAGAGTTGCCGCCAAGTCGTTGCTGAGCACGGGAAGAAGGAAAAGGAAGAATGCAGGGCGATCCACCCTGCTCAGCAGCCTGGGCTCAGCCTTGACGCACCGAGAGTTGTGGATACCGATTTCGTGGACCGAATCAAGCAGGCGGGGCAGAAGGAGGTGCTGGCATGGTAACAGGTCTTCTCTTGCTTCACCTCTCTTTCTTTCTCAACTCATCCTCCATCTTCTGTCCAGCGACACGACGTTGGGTACTAAGCGCAGGAGATGGACCCGGAGACGAAAGCAATGCCCACCGACCATGGCCGTTGTGAGCACAAATCTTATCTTTCTGTCAAGCATGATCTTTGTCCTCTTTTGAGGCTGCGTGGTCTCAGCCCGCGTGACTATAGGG includes the following:
- a CDS encoding RNA polymerase B — its product is MDYGESTHPNAARPAPVDYPKPPRLVSRPKPPVAQDEEMGNEIKLGDFEDVHALSVSEARAVVTAVHKGRKNKDAESNPLRDRIHNDNPTITHFLDYFDNFARYKEEESLHAINAMFDTHPELTTVEKALLGTLTPDSADEATTLIPSLADKMDTDSLQAILDELTKMQDRLR
- a CDS encoding Rho-type GTPase activating protein Rga1, encoding MDTTAPPSMEAQGAPPSQQQQQQQQQQQQQHVHDPRTNGLSRQPIDPLDPLSAPRSQSLTQQDRADAPVRSMTDPAQNEQQLQPPKPKRSGKICGKCGEGLTGQFVRALGGTYHLECFTCHDCGKIVASKFFPVPEKPPGQYPLCETDYFRRLDLLCHECGQALRGSYITALERKYHIEHFTCSVCPTVFGASDSYYEHEGSVYCHYHYSTKFAQRCNGCQTSILKQFVEIYRNGQNQHWHPECYMIHKYWNVRLHSTGQPVIESMHAAEGEATDAVRDSVRQQEEEIEAKVNWIWKTLSAFEEKSATCISDMLLHVSNGAYVDGVLAAKKFIIHVELLFNAADDLDAQLVAKTPKGLTYSREAKLLCKKVVAFFALLTQSQGTGVRRLGVTQELLSLVTGLAHYLKLLIRICLQGALKLERETRSSTGLTSFLSQVNALDAKLEEEASRDPTAEAAVLIPRWADACPICDLQVEDKCLHLNNMSFNYSCMLCRSCNADLRHDIRQAYWSPSSKRVFCPACAAAQPDAENGFRHVTKLRQYVHLLKVAHARLMATLRSSGALPHTSDDPNLTGYDSSLGHRMDNNGTALAPPHLRGDARSKSYNGSDANPAGQGSSNAAYEQSMSDIKRLRSTRLDKHLSNTMKRARASRIIDGSEGYEAGANTEMRGGMQIVNERDQVDMNSATLAVNSLALDDIARMAAMEQQREQRPNAFRAGGTALLGQDHAKVRHGHRRDFSGGQDLNHIGDGRSRTFFSELSPLEYFKLKGLAVLQLGLLLDENQYNQEDLLDLIESKKHNFWGKIGFGKAKGKPKKPSTVEKPAFENATFKQSLEWLVEKKGCECTEGVGPGALKVPALLQDAITAMRNMDMSIEGVFRKNGNLKALRELEVEVDQKGVEQVDLSSKNPVILANLLKRFLRVMPDPVLTLKLYKLFMTANGKCSSHDPLDLELTRPDIEDEERRKKVLHLVLCLLPKAHRDTMEVLFCFLNWVSSFHTVDEESGNKMDTWNIATVIAPNILRESNDKEVRSVDQGAVKVVFDLIENNDEFSEVPPEIMELLSDDSATDMSAKEIMRRWEQRGKDPNAPTLAASPKNQGSIAKRRDERNAPQITDADDNPTAMAGESSVRHVANAAGNKNTSPSRPHDTGAPILPYGPNPQASAESHRTASPHRHSYRSPQYQKQQQISTTGAG
- a CDS encoding Rho-type GTPase activating protein Rga1, variant 2 encodes the protein MDTTAPPSMEAQGAPPSQQQQQQQQQQQQQHVHDPRTNGLSRQPIDPLDPLSAPRSQSLTQQDRADAPVRSMTDPAQNEQQLQPPKPKRSGKICGKCGEGLTGQFVRALGGTYHLECFTCHDCGKIVASKFFPVPEKPPGQYPLCETDYFRRLDLLCHECGQALRGSYITALERKYHIEHFTCSVCPTVFGASDSYYEHEGSVYCHYHYSTKFAQRCNGCQTSILKQFVEIYRNGQNQHWHPECYMIHKYWNVRLHSTGQPVIESMHAAEGEATDAVRDSVRQQEEEIEAKVNWIWKTLSAFEEKSATCISDMLLHVSNGAYVDGVLAAKKFIIHVELLFNAADDLDAQLVAKTPKGLTYSREAKLLCKKVVAFFALLTQSQGTGVRRLGVTQELLSLVTGLAHYLKLLIRICLQGALKLERETRSSTGLTSFLSQVNALDAKLEEEASRDPTAEAAVLIPRWADACPICDLQVEDKCLHLNNMSFNYSCMLCRSCNADLRHDIRQAYWSPSSKRVFCPACAAAQPDAENGFRHVTKLRQYVHLLKVAHARLMATLRSSGALPHTSDDPNLTGYDSSLGHRMDNNGTALAPPHLRGDARSKSYNGSDANPAGQGSSNAAYEQSMSDIKRLRSTRLDKHLSNTMKRARASRIIDGSEGYEAGANTEMRGGMQIVNERDQVDMNSATLAVNSLALDDIARMAAMEQQREQRPNAFRAGGTALLGQDHAKVRHGHRRDFSGGQDLNHIGDGRSRTFFSELSPLEYFKLKGLAVLQLGLLLDENQYNQEDLLDLIESKKHNFWGKIGFGKAKGKPKKPSTVEKPAFENATFKQSLEWLVEKKGCECTEGVGPGALKVPALLQDAITAMRNMDMSIEGVFRKNGNLKALRELEVEVDQKGVEQVDLSSKNPVILANLLKRFLRVMPDPVLTLKLYKLFMTANDIEDEERRKKVLHLVLCLLPKAHRDTMEVLFCFLNWVSSFHTVDEESGNKMDTWNIATVIAPNILRESNDKEVRSVDQGAVKVVFDLIENNDEFSEVPPEIMELLSDDSATDMSAKEIMRRWEQRGKDPNAPTLAASPKNQGSIAKRRDERNAPQITDADDNPTAMAGESSVRHVANAAGNKNTSPSRPHDTGAPILPYGPNPQASAESHRTASPHRHSYRSPQYQKQQQISTTGAG